GCAATGAGCGCCCGAATCACGTCGAGCCCGTCGGGCCCGCCGTCGAGCGCCTGGCGCGGCTCGTGGAGCCGGACCTCGTCGGGCAGCTCGTCCCACTCGGTGTGGGCGATGTACGGCGGATTCGACGCGATCACGTCGGCCGTCTCGACGCCGGACTCGATGTGCGGTCCGAACAGCGCGCCCTCGAGAAACGTGATGCGCCCGGCCACGCCGTTGCGCCCGGCATTGGCGCGCGCCACCTCGAGCGCGGCCGCCGAAGCATCCGACGCCACGACGCGGCACCGCGGCTCACCATGAGCGATCGCGACGGCGATACACCCCGAGCCCGTACCGACGTCATAGACCAGCGGCTCGGAGTCCGTGGCTGCCCCCTTGAGCCGCTCGAGCGCCGCGTCGACGAGGTGCTCGGTCTCGGGTCGAGGCACCAACACGCGCGCATCGACGGTGAAGGGCAGGCCGTAGAACTCTGTCTCCCCGATCAGGTACTGGCACGGCACCCGCTGACGCCGCCTGCGGAGCAACTCGCGGAACGGCGCGAGCTCAGCTTCGTCGAGCGGACGGTCGAACTCAAGGTACAGATCGAGCCGCGAACGGCCAAGGGTGTGGGCCAACAGGTGCTCGGCCTCAAGCCTCGGACGCGCGACGCCGCCGTCAGCCAGGTAGCGCTCAGCCAGCCTCAGGATCTCGAGCAGTTGATGCATTACCCGCCTGCGAGGCCAGTTCCGATTCCAGCCGTTCCTCGGCGTCTCTCGTCATGAGCGCCTCGATCAGCTCGTCGAGGTTGCCATCGAGGATACTGGGCAGATCGTGCACAGTCAACCCGATTCTGTGATCGGTGACCCTGTTCTGGGGGAAGTTGTAGGTCCGTATCTTGTCGCTGCGGTCGCCAGTGCGAATCTGTGATCGGCGCTGCGCGGAGCGCTCGGAGTC
The genomic region above belongs to Verrucomicrobiota bacterium and contains:
- the prmC gene encoding peptide chain release factor N(5)-glutamine methyltransferase is translated as MHQLLEILRLAERYLADGGVARPRLEAEHLLAHTLGRSRLDLYLEFDRPLDEAELAPFRELLRRRRQRVPCQYLIGETEFYGLPFTVDARVLVPRPETEHLVDAALERLKGAATDSEPLVYDVGTGSGCIAVAIAHGEPRCRVVASDASAAALEVARANAGRNGVAGRITFLEGALFGPHIESGVETADVIASNPPYIAHTEWDELPDEVRLHEPRQALDGGPDGLDVIRALIAGAPDRLKPGGWLLLEVGYTQAEAVRELMARTDALNEIGTRRDYAGIERVVMGKRL